A window of the Theileria parva strain Muguga chromosome 2, complete sequence, whole genome shotgun sequence genome harbors these coding sequences:
- the RBP47A gene encoding RNA recognition motif family protein (or RNP domain; RBD; RRM) produces the protein MNKESKSQNKSVLKGVKKVSKKHKTKQNKNKPVEEKTNQGRNDKGVHTKSLTNHEEKVKERPEKAKKNSNVVKLKFKNFSGTLNDFKSLLDSNVKSLGPYKGVNFKQNKIVVSFDDTQTLDKYLSFYNKFTYNDEVLRVSLLDYFSTVKSDYKVLNLYGVPSDYNLESVEQGLKRRIDVEFKLKSEDDHHKLKFKSVPDCVKANSILNNSRIPLVKDKKETLVKVTTSMELFGKSTRKSSRVFVRNIPFKTKYEELMSFFKEYDKGAKVHIPSHSKGYAFVNFSSLEKSKKLINELNGKLFKNRRIQLSLSLPKELYLSKSTSEATDNDTINTAETNGTPQGDTTPEDNVGNRDEHQKGDIKDTIFVRNLDYECTEKELFEYFSKFAEVDSCNICLNEDKTSKGTAFVKFKNKDQLKQLIENEKLSVIRDKDLNNKKPVLGLGYTLRGRRLKLDLALPKEEARILKDQKAEEENNKLKEQKNLHLLMVGVIKEDSPQFGKLSEEQKESIKQSVASKLEKIKLKNTFVNPKRICIKNLPPNVKSNDLRTVIYNHLKASLSTNEYLELKKLKNRGIVELTLLKGDSYTKDDQGTKVKKKKPFAFVELVNHNIAMKTLKFFSNNQTLYPPKTLQCEFTIDTTRPTNKPRPKNTQKTKRKTYSRGKRQREKRRLMKVAT, from the exons ATGAATAAAGAATCAAAGTCACAGAACAAAAGTGTTCTAAAAGGGGTAAAAAAGGTTTCTAAAAAACATAAAACCAAAcaaaataagaataaacCAGTAGAAGAGAAAACAAATCAAGGTAGGAATGACAAGGGTGTACACACAAAATCTCTAACAAACCATGAGGAAAAGGTAAAAGAAAGACCTGAAAAGGCTAAAAAGAACTCTAATGTTGTAAAACTCAAGTTTAAAAACTTTTCTGGAACGTTAAACGACTTCAAATCGTTGTTGGATTCCAACGTCAAGAGCCTTGGACCCTATAAAGGTGTTAATTTCAAGCAGAATAAAATCGTTGTTTCCTTTGACGACACTCAAACACTGGATAAATATCTGTCCTTCtataacaaatttacatataatGACGAGGTTTTAAGGGTCTCACTTCTGGATTATTTTTCAACGGTGAAGTCAGATTACAAAGTGCTGAATTTGTATGGAGTACCGAGTGATTACAATTTAGAGTCAGTAGAACAGGGCCTTAAAAGAAGAATTGACGTTgaatttaaacttaaatctGAAGATGACCACCATAAACTTAAATTCAAAAGTGTTCCAGATTGTGTGAAGGCTAATTCAATTCTAAACAACTCTAGAATCCCCCTAGTTAAGGATAAGAAGGAGACCCTAGTTAAAGTAACAACATCTATGGAGCTGTTTGGTAAATCTACGAGAAAAAGTTCAAGAGTTTTCGTTCGGAACATCCCGTTTAAAACCAAATACGAAGAGTTGATGAGCTTTTTCAAGGAATATGATAAAGGAGCTAAGGTACACATTCCCTCACATTCAAAAGGGTACGCTTTTGTTAATTTCTCGTCCTTAGAAAAGTCAAAGAAATTAATTAACGAATTGAATGGGAAATTGTTCAAAAACAGGAGGATTCAACTCTCCCTATCACTACCTAAAGAACTTTACTTATCGAAATCCACTTCCGAAGCTACTGATAATGatactattaacactgCTGAAACTAATGGAACTCCCCAGGGTGATACCACTCCAGAGGATAATGTTGGTAACAGGGATGAACATCAGAAGGGCGATATTAAAGATACAATATTTGTGAGGAACCTGGACTACGAGTGCACAGAGAAGGAACTTTTTGAGTATTTTTCAAAGTTCGCTGAAGTTGATTCCTGTAACATATGCCTCAATGAAGATAAAACCAGCAAGGGAACAGCCTTCGTCaagtttaaaaacaaaGATCAACTCAAACAA TTGattgaaaatgaaaaacTATCGGTTATAAGAGATAAGGACCTGAATAACAAAAAACCGGTACTCGGTCTAGGTTATACACTGAGGGGAAGAAGGTTAAAGCTTGACTTGGCACTACCAAAGGAAGAAGCAAGAATTCTTAAGGATCAGAAAGCTGAAGAAGAGaataataaacttaaaGAACAAAAAAACCTACATCTGCTAATGGTTGGGGTTATAAAGGAAGACTCACCACAATTCGGTAAACTATCGGAAGAACAGAAAGAGTCAATTAAACAATCAGTAGCCAGCAAGCTGGAGAAGATTAAGCTGAAAAACACATTTGTTAATCCAAAaa GAATATGTATAAAGAACTTACCACCCAATGTGAAAAGTAACGACCTTAGAACCGTTATATATAATCATCTAAAGGCCAGTCTGAGTACAAATGAGTATTTGGAGTTGAAGAAACTTAAGAACAGAGGCATCGTGGAGTTAACGCTTCTGAAGGGTGACTCCTACACAAAGGATGACCAGGGAACTAAAGTGAAGAAAAAGAAACCGTTTGCATTTGTAGAACTAGTTAACCATAATATCGCAATGAAAACACTAAAGTTTTTCTCAAATAATCAAACTCTATACCCACCCAAAACACTCCAGTGTGAATTCACCATAGACACTACAAGACCAACCAATAAACCAAGGCCCAAGAACACTCAAAAAACTAAAAGGAAGACATACTCAAGAGGTAAAAGACAAAGAGAAAAGAGAAGATTGATGAAAGTAGCAACTTAA
- the glmS gene encoding SIS domain protein, with protein sequence MNFATKFLDFLSIKKSRDDKDSCFIKKNVFYAYCCGIVGYLGNEDTNEILLHGINAMKSRGYDSCGVCTLHDGQLKVTKCCSVETPADSFNILKDKVLATHPPSTVGIGHTRWATVGKLSNKNSHPHVDLAKNLALVHNGTISNIEDLYHDYYSQLLNQKKYKSFFGGSSIPSLNTTICNSADSTTSTYESPDETDEKNFQLPDSDSESVAIFVGLEYEKTGDLLMAFKNTIKRLRGTWALCMMSQHYPNSLFVAAHEAPLLVARSERGVYVGSEPNVFMKYVKDCIVLNDGDILELSLENVESYYSQYNLLKLESEVIEESHEPHPNWYTKEILDQIYIGRIIISLLGQAPNCLYQNCLADRTPVNNHQNQNLVLSNEASELMTLRDKYSGNDNLCVIEGDANYDNSLLSKVDISSFGFDFPNLPQDILIKLKKTKKLLFVACGSSLHAATYVAKILQKIHHFDLVEADDASDLTLYRYHDKDVTVVHISNSGETLDCILALNFIKRINPDCLSLSIINTIHTTLERSSDATIHLRIGREKSVPSTKAFTAQVTVLLILSLYIINNYDITIDPLDDSTDYCSSVDKDDEPNEYLEMTNKDFADQLTTDEDEGDTYNEHYGSCHNYTISSLYKSLSVFPSAISQLLKVFFTPLNDEQYDSLAQWLLKEKIVYILGRGCGHAVALEASLKMKEVAYIQAEGVLSGAMKHGIYAMIKEEDTTPTISIITSEDKEMTINSTMQIKARGGYIIVITDLEDEVDFADVLIRIPSIGALTPALAIVPIQIITSKIATLSKRNPDIPRGLAKTVTTL encoded by the exons ATGAATTTTGCCACAAagtttttagattttttaaGCATCAAAAAATCAAGAGATGATAAAGATAGCTGTTTTATCAAAAAGAA TGTATTTTACGCATATTGCTGTGGAATCGTGGGATATTTGGGAAATGAAGATACAAATGAGATACTCCTTCACGGGATAAACGCAATGAAGAGCAGAGGCTATGACTCTTGCGGTGTTTGCACACTTCATGACGGACAGTTGAAGGTCACAAAGTGTTGCTCAGTGGAAACCCCGGCAGACTCTTTCAATATTTTGAAGGATAAGGTTCTTGCCACACATCCTCCATCGACAGTTGGAATCGGACATACAAGATGGGCCACAGTGGGAAAACTTTCAAACAAAAACTCACACCCACATGTTGATCTGGCGAAAAACCTGGCCCTAGTGCACAACGGAACAATAAGTAACATCGAAGACCTGTACCACGATTACTACTCCCAGTTGTTAAATcaaaaaaaatataaatccTTTTTCGGAGGATCAAGCATTCCCTCATTAAATACCACTATTTGTAATAGTGCGGATTCGACGACAAGCACCTACGAAAGTCCTGATGAGACTGACGAAAAGAATTTCCAGTTGCCAGATAGTGATTCGGAATCAGTGGCGATTTTTGTAGGACTGGAATATGAAAAAACTGGAGACCTGCTTATGGCCTTTAAAAACACAATCAAGAGATTAAGGGGGACTTGGGCGCTGTGCATGATGTCGCAGCACTACCCAAACTCCCTGTTTGTAGCAGCACATGAAGCACCGCTGCTTGTGGCTAGGTCTGAAAGAGGAGTTTACGTTGGATCAGAACCGAATGTTTTCATGAAGTATGTTAAGGACTGCATAGTGTTAAATGACGGAGATATCCTGGAACTGTCGTTGGAAAATGTAGAGAGTTATTACAGCCAGTACAATTTGTTGAAACTGGAGTCGGAAGTAATTGAGGAGTCCCATGAACCGCATCCAAATTGGTATACCAAAGAAATTCTAGACCAGATTTATATTGGGAGAATTATAATAAGCCTGTTGGGCCAAGCGCCAAATTGTTTATATCAAAATTGTTTAGCCGACAGAACACCAGTTAATAATCACCAAAATCAGAACTTAGTTCTGAGTAATGAGGCAAGTGAATTGATGACCCTGAGAGATAAATATTCTGGTAATGATAACTTATGTGTGATAGAAGGAGATGCAAACTACGATAATAGTCTATTGTCGAAAGTGGATATCTCTTCATTTGGATTCGACTTCCCCAACCTTCCCCAAGATATTTTAATCAAGCTCAAGAAGACCAAAAAACTGCTGTTTGTCGCCTGTGGATCAAGTCTCCACGCAGCCACCTATGTTGCCAAAATACTACAAAAAATACATCACTTCGACTTAGTGGAGGCTGATGATGCATCAGATTTAACACTCTACag GTATCATGATAAGGATGTAACAGTTGTGCATATATCAAATAGTGGAGAGACTTTGGACTGCATACTCGCATTGAACTTTATTAAGAGGATAAACCCAGACTGCCTTAGCCTATCCATCATTAACACAATTCACACAACACTTGAAAGGTCATCTGATGCAACCATCCACCTGAGAATAGGAAGAGAAAAATCAGTGCCTTCAACCAAAGCTTTCACAGCCCAGGTTACAGTCCTCTTGATACTCTCTTTGTATATCATTAACAACTATGATATCACCATCGACCCATTAGATGATAGCACCGACTACTGCAGTAGTGTGGATAAGGATGATGAACCAAATGAATACCTGGAAATGACAAACAAGGATTTTGCGGACCAATTGACGACAGACGAAGATGAGGGTGACACGTATAACGAACACTATGGATCTTGCCATAACTACACCATTTCCTCACTGTATAAATCACTCTCAGTCTTCCCATCAGCAATTTCACAATTACtcaaggtattttttacaccatTA AATGATGAACAATATGACAGTTTAGCCCAATGGCTGTTGAAGGAAAAGATTGTGTACATACTTGGAAGAGGATGTGGCCATGCAGTGGCACTTGAAGCATCACTGAAAATGAAGGAAGTGGCGTACATACAGGCAGAAGGAGTATTGTCAGGAGCAATGAAACACGGAATTTATGCAATGATTAAGGAGGAGGACACCACACCGACAATTAGCATAATCACCTCGGAGGATAAGGAAATGACGATTAACTCAACGATGCAAATCAAGGCTAGAGGAGGGTACATTATTGTCATTACGGACTTGGAAGATGAAGTAGACTTCGCAGATGTACTGATACGAATCCCGAGTATCGGAGCACTCACACCAGCGCTGGCCATCGTCCCAATACAAATCATTACATCGAAAATCGCCACGCTCTCCAAACGAAACCCAGACATCCCAAGAGGATTAGCGAAAACCGTTACAACGctataa
- the EDE1 gene encoding Cytoskeletal-regulatory complex EF hand family protein — MDSRINLSHEENEFYSSLFVQCDLDGYGYASGDTASFLFRKSGLDDDLLFAIWELGDKTHSGQLDFPGFCVCMRMIAHIQLYGPQAMRDARFLMNKIPERLPILVLSDHLKPMENANHEFQFNNPPNDQFPDTENDFNHADEFNNTRPEGPVESDPFVISSSDFEGYKYTFIQLTNSLDDYLTGEDARNFYHKTTNLSSDDLMYLWHLADFDKDGMLNLREFCVMQKLCESINIFGSLPKLLPDPLFEFLQSDNFPDYDSVAQTPPPETPLPVDVTVPTVPPNIPNLPPQIANTVNKKSAVKMGEKGIRSDPFVQNEHDQPQVSATYITNDLILQCENLLNTLRDAINSEKSSISSTNNECSEIENKLKSDTKTLENLMAEYRTIVGDSQNMSKRRSLLQNKLSIVQDQIQEIRNQIQSIRVSNVALSNNIDKNNEEQSILQNTRQMFLKQLEDDTNLLKIEERELAEISNHLQQLKRQRDLLKEKNNQLKECLSQSENATKTMLRSIQHQQGKIMAVRNERINLLEERLKTKDEINNLSKPEVKPEDNLGFNDNSSYSDNSRNFTVNRNVNLDKKGIRVSSTSIKVGDEFPQ, encoded by the exons ATGGATAGCCGTATCAATTTATCGCATGAAGAGAATGAGTTTTACTCCAGCCTCTTTGTTCAGTGTGACTTGGATGGCTACGGTTACGCTTCAGGTGATACCGCATCCTTTCTCTTCAGGAAATCAGGTCTGGATGACGATTTACTCTTTGCCATTTGGGAACTTGGCGACAAGACTCATAGTGGTCAGTTGGATTTTCCAGGTTTCTGTGTTTGCATGAGGATGATTGCTCACATTCAATTATATGGCCCTCAAGCCATGCGTGATGCACGTTTTCTCATGAATAAGATTCCTGAACGCTTACCGATTCTTGTATTATCAGACCACCTTAAACCAATGGAAAACGCTAACCATGAATTCCAGTTTAATAACCCTCCCAACGACCAGTTTCCCGACACTGAGAACGATTTCAACCATGCGGATGAGTTCAACAACACCAGGCCAGAGGGTCCAGTTGAGTCAGACCCTTTCGTAATTTCAAGTTCAGATTTTGAGGGCTACAAGTACACATTTATCCAGTTGACCAACAGTTTGGATGACTATTTGACAGGTGAAGATGCCAGGAACTTTTATCACAAGACTACAAACCTAAGCTCTGACGATTTGATGTACCTTTGGCACTTGGCCGATTTTGACAAAGATGGCATGCTCAATCTTCGTGAGTTTTGCGTTATGCAGAAGCTTTGCGAATCGATAAATATCTTTGGCTCCTTGCCCAAGTTGCTTCCCGATCCTCTTTTTGAGTTTTTGCAATCTGACAATTTCCCAGATTATGACAGTGTGGCTCAAACTCCTCCTCCTGAAACTCCTTTACCTGTTGATGTTACTGTTCCAACTGTCCCACCAAATATACCGAATTTGCCACCTCAGATAGCCAACACTGTTAACAAGAAGTCTGCAGTGAAAATGGGGGAGAAGGGTATCAGGAGTGACCCTTTTGTACAAAATGAACATGACCAGCCTCAAGTTTCAGCCACATACATCACTAATGATCTAATCCTTCAGTGCGAGAATCTTCTCAACACCCTGAGGGACGCCATCAACTCTGAAAAGAGCTCCATTTCGTCCACCAACAACGAGTGCAGTGAGATTGAAAATAAGCTCAAGAGTGACACTAAGACTCTTGAGAACCTTATGGCAGAGTACAGAACCATTGTCGGCGACAGTCAGAACATGTCGAAAAGACGTTCACTTCTCCAAAACAAGCTATCCATTGTTCAGGACCAGATTCAGGAGATTCGTAACCAAATCCAGAGTATCCGCGTCTCCAACGTTGCTTTAAGCAACAACATTGACAAGAACAACGAGGAGCAGTCTATTCTTCAGAACACCCGTCAAATGTTCTTGAAACAGCTTGAGGACGACACCAATTTGCTCAAAATTGAGGAAAGGGAACTCGCTGAGATTTCAAACCACCTTCAACAGCTTAAGCGCCAGAGGGACCTTCTCAAGGAGAAGAACAACCAGCTCAAAGAATGCTTATCTCAGTCTGAAAACGCCACAAAGACCATGCTCAGGTCAATTCAGCACCAGCAGGGCAAAATTATGGCTGTTCGCAATGAAAGGATTAATTTACTCGAGGAAAGGCTAAAAACGAAGGATGAAATCAACAATCTCAGCAAACCCGAAGTTAAGCCCGAAGATAACTTAG GTTTCAATGACAATTCAAGCTATAGTGACAATTCCAGGAATTTCACTGTTAATAGGAATGTAAATTTGGACAAAAAAGGCATTCGCGTTTCATCCACCTCCATAAAAGTCGGAGATGAATTTCctcaataa
- a CDS encoding ATP12 chaperone family protein — MYLNGLKNIKTPYSRLFSTLKGSKTIKLTNSPRFPFLTKTPTIISNSGYYNILLDNRILLTPLGNTLYTNSLQVANLIIDEFKSNFNKLTTFNDLPYTMLLSKSIDLSLDDKLNHLKTLKESITTDSVLFFEKVNFSKDDLSCISDIDSLSDSNLENLRKFDLEVVQSFLFPPVLKSFSSFLNVPPLVTSSIVSKIPCQHPDTISIFESYIDSLNVFRLIATLKVHYNLKSIILSLLYLNELITATRCLRLSRLEETVQSCHWGITDSFTFEENRIISELEKCSNFYKLNP, encoded by the coding sequence ATGTACTTGAATgggttaaaaaatataaaaactCCTTATTCAAGGCTGTTTTCCACCTTAAAAGGTTCaaaaactataaaattgacCAATAGTCCAAGATTTCCTTTTCTTACTAAAACTCCTACAATCATTAGTAATTCTGGCTATTATAACATTCTTCTCGACAATAGGATTCTTCTAACACCTCTTGGAAATACTTTGTACACTAATAGTTTACAGGTTGCTAATTTGATTAttgatgaatttaaatctaattttaacaaattaaccACTTTTAATGACCTTCCATACACTATGCTACTTTCAAAATCCATTGATTTATCTTTAGATGACAAACTAAATCATCTCAAAACATTAAAAGAGTCAATAACCACTGATTCTGTACTTTTTTTTGAgaaagttaatttttccAAGGATGACCTCAGTTGTATTTCGGATATCGATTCCCTTTCCGACTCTAATCTTGAAAATCTCAGAAAATTTGACCTTGAAGTGGTCCAGAGTTTCCTCTTTCCTCCAGTTTTAAAGTCATTTTCAAGCTTTTTAAATGTTCCTCCCCTTGTTACTAGTTCTATTGTTTCTAAAATTCCATGTCAACATCCTGATACAATTTCAATTTTCGAATCTTATATTGACAGTTTAAATGTATTTAGGTTAATTGCTACTTTGAAAGTtcattataatttaaaatctaTTATTCTATCTCTTCTTTATCTAAATGAACTCATTACTGCTACTCGATGTCTTAGGTTGAGTAGGCTCGAGGAGACTGTTCAATCTTGTCATTGGGGTATTACTGATTCCTTCACTTTCGAAGAGAATAGAATCATTTCTGAACTTGAAAAATGTTCTAATTTCTATAAACTTAACccttaa